From the Chitinivorax tropicus genome, the window AAGACCGACGATGGCGAGATCGCACTGAAGTGCCCAACAGAGATCGCCATCACTGATCGGCGTGAGAAAGAGCTGAGCGATTTGGGTTTCATTCCGCTGGTTCATTGTAAAGATACCGACTATGCGGCTTTCTTTGGCGCGCAGTCTGTTCAGAAACCCAAGAAATATGATAGCGATTCAGCCAATGCCAATGCAGTGCTGTCTTCGCAATTGCAATACATCATGGCAGTGTCTCGCATTGCGCACTATTTGAAGGCGATGATGCGAGACAAGATCGGCAGTTTCGCTTCGGCAGGCAATGTTCAGGATTTCCTGAATAAATGGATCAGCCAATATGTACTGCTGGATGATGGTGCCTCACAAGAGGCCAAATCCAAGTTCCCGTTGCGTGAAGCATCGGTCGAAGTGGTTGAGGTGCCTGGACGTCCTGGCGTTTACAAGGCAGTTGCCTTCTTACGCCCTCACTTCCAGTTGGACGAACTTTCCATCTCGCTGCGGCTGGTTGCTGAGTTACCACAATCGGCCAACCGGTAAGTTTAAATATTGATTTGTCAACCAGGAGTGTTCATTAAATGAAAGACGTATACCTGAAGTTTGCTGGTAAGTTCAAGATTGATGGCGAGGCCCGTGATAAAGATCACGACAAATGGCTGGAAATCGAAAGCTGGTCACACATGATTCGCCAGCCCAAGTCTGCCACTGCTTCGAGCGCCGGCGGCCATACCGCTGAGCGTTGCGAGCATGGTGACATGGTTTTCGTCAAAGATCTCGATCAAACTTCCCCCAAGCTGTGGGAAGCCTGCTCGGCTGGTCACACATTTGACGAAGTGACCATCGATTTCATGCGTGCTGACGGTGCCAACCGTGTCAAATACCTCGAAATCAAACTGAAGCATGTTTTGATTTCCAGCGTGACACCTAGCGTTGCCAACGAAGGTATCCCGAGCGAAACCTTTGCACTGAAATATGCTGCCATTCAATGGACTTACACCGCTCAGGGCGTTGAAGGCGGTGCGAAGGGCAATACCAATGGTGCTTGGAGCTTGGCGAAGAACACCAACCAATACACTGTTTGATCGGTGCGTTGGACAAAAGGGCGGCGTTTCGGCGCCGCTTTTTGTTGATCTCCAAAGTAGGGCTCAGCTGTGATACAGCGTGGTTTCGCTCCAACCTTGTTCGAAAAGTTGTTTGATGACGAGCCGAAAGTGCCGTCGGAGGTGAACCCATTGCGCCGGTTGAATGTGGAGCAGCTGAAAGAGTCCGTAGCCAAGGATCTGGAAGCCCTGCTGAACAGTCGCCGTGGTTTCGGGGGTGAGCTGGAGTCCTTCCCGCAAGCCAAGCAGTCCATTCTGAGCTTTGGCATCATCGACTTTGTCGGGATGAGTCTGTCGAATCCGGATGACTGTCACCGCATTTGCTCGGCATTGGAAGAAACGATTTACGCGCACGAAATGCGCTTGCAGAATGTCAAAGTGTCGCTGGATGCCGCCAAGGGCAGCACCAATTCACTGGTATTCTCGATCAGCGCTCTGCTGGTGGTTCACCCGGCGCAGGAGCCAGTCAGTTTCGATGCCTTCTTGCAGCCGACTACGCAGCAATACTCTGTCAATCAGGCACGTCGTATACGGGCATAAGAATCCGTGATGGATGACCTACTACCATATTATGAAAGCGAGCTGACGCTACTGAAGCGCCACGCTCGTGAATTTGCTGAGCAATATCCGAAAATTGCCAATCGTCTGCTGATGGCAGGCGAAACTGTTGAAGATCCGCATGTCGAACGATTGATCCAGGCTTTCGCGCTGCTTGCTGCACGTGTCCATAAAAAGCTGGAGGATGACTATCCCGAATTCACGGCTGCGCTGTTCGAGGTGCTCTACCCTCAGTATCTGAGGCCCTTTCCAGCGTGCTCGATTGCTCGGTTTGGGGCCGCTACTGCGGGGCAGGTGACTGCTACAGTATGCATGCTACGCGGAACCATGCTGAACTCCCGCCCGATCAAAGGCGTGCCGGTCAAGTTCCGTACGGCCTATGATGTGCACCTCAGCCCGATCAGTTTGAACCATGTGGCATTCAAGCCTTATCTGTCCCCCCCGGCGGGCACCAGCTTGCCCCCCCGTAGCAATGCATCCCTGACATTCACCCTGACCGGGGATTCTGATCAGGCGGGGTTGGAGTCGTTGGATCTCGATCGACTACGGGTATTCATCGATGCAGAGCCGTCATTGGTTTCGCTGCTGCGAGAGGTGATTTTTCAGCTGTCGGTTGGTGCCGCCATCGAAGTCGGACTGGGGCCCTGGAAGATGTTGCCCGGCAAGGTGTGCCAGCCGGTGGGGTTCAGTGCGGATGAGGCTTTGCTGGGTGATGATGCCCGCTCACATGCTGCATACCGCCTACTGATCGAATATCTGACCTTTCCGGAAAAATTCAATTTCTTCGACATTGATCTGGCGGCGTTACGTCGATGGATTCCGCCCCGGACACGGAGTCTGAAGCTGCATCTGTTACTGGATACGGCTTCCCAGCCCGATACATTCGAGCGGCTGATGGAGCAGGTCAATGCTTCGCATTTCCAGCTCTTCTGTACGCCGGTGGTCAATCTGTTTGAGCTACGTGGTGAGCCGATCCGCGTAGATCATCGCAAGGTGCAGTACCCTGTGGTGCCCGATGCACGTCGAGCTTCCGCATTTGAAGTCTATGCAATCGACTCGGTGGATCAGGTGCGGGAGTCTGCGGCGGGTGTCGAGATCCATCCATTTCAGCCTTTTTACTCGCTCAAGCATAGCCGTAGCCAATCCAAAGGTCGGTACTGGCATCTATCCCGGGACGAACGGGTTGCCAATCGCAGCCCTGGCCATGAATATGAAATCATGGTGGTGGATGAATATTTCGATCCCTCTGTCGAGCAAGAGGAAACGCTCAGTATCCAGCTGCGCTGCACCAATCGGGACTTGCCGTCGCAGATGCCGGTTGGCCTTGCGGAGGGGGATCTGTTCATGGAAGGGGGCTCCAGCACGCGTACCATCCAGCTGTTGCGCAAACCGACCGCAACCTATCGCTTCAGTCATACCGGTGATGGCAGTTGGCGATTGATTTCCGCTTTGTCATTGAATCATCTTTCATTGGTTGAGCAAGGCGGGGATGCTTTGCGGGAGATCCTGGCGCTGTACAACCTGCCGGGAAACAGCCAGAACCGGCGTCTGATCGAGGGTATCGAACAGGTATCCACGCGAGGCGTGACCACTCGCATGGCGGGCAATCCCTTCCCGACCTTTGTGAAGGGTGTGGAAGTGCGTATCAGCGTATCACCTGGGAATTTTGTCGGCACCGGGGTGTGGTTGTTTGCGCAGATCATGTCACGGTTCCTAGGTTTGTATGTCCATCTCAACAACTTCGTGCAGGTGGTGGTGGTGAATGCTGCCACTGGCGAGGTACTTCATACCTGTGAACCATGCAGCGGCGATATTACACTCCTGTGATCGACCGGCTGACCGGTGAGCCAGAACGATTTGAGTTCTATCAGTCGGTGCGGCTGTTGACGGGCATGCTGGCGCGGCGGCATCAAATGCCAGCCAATCGCATCGTTGGGGATTGGGTGCGCTTCCATGGCTCGCTCAAGCTGACTTTTCCACCCAGCGAGGTGGAAAGGCTCGATGATCTGGCGGCGGGCGAGGAAGCCACCCGAAAAACCAGTGCACGCTATGTCATGACCCCTACCTTCTTTGGGTTGACGGGGCCGACTGGGGTGTTGCCACGGTTTTATACCGAGATGCTGGTGGAGCGAGAGCTGCTCTATCGTGATCGGGCCGCCAAGGCTTTTCTGGATGTGTTTGCCAATCGGCTGACGACACTGTTCTATCGTGCCTGGCAGAAATACCGTCTGCCAATTCGCCATGAGATCGAGCCGCGCCGTGGTTACTTGCCCGAGCTGCTCAGGCTGGCGGGGGTGCATTTCGACAGCAACGCCCCGGATCGACAAAATCTCTGTGATGAATTGTCTGACGAAGTGTTTGCCGAGTATGCAGGTGTGTTGCGGCACCAGCCGGTTTCTGCGGTGAACATTTCCCGGGTGCTGGGTGATTTCTTTGAGGTGTGCGTCAAAGCGGAACAGTTTGTCGGACGATGGTTTGAGCTGGATGACAGCCAAGTCACCAAATTGGGGGGCGAATGCGCAACACTCGGCGTTAGTGCCTTTTGCGGTGGGCGTGTCTGGCAGCGTGATCAGCGGGTCAAGCTGATGATCGGCCCATTGAAGTTGGACGACTTTCGCCGTTTCCTGCCCAATGGCCACAATATGCGGGCAATGGCCAAGCTCCTGAAGTATTGGTGTGGATATACCTGCGAATGGGAAGTGGAACTCATTCTGCGCAAGGAAGACGTGCAACCGGTGCAGATCGTCAGCAGTGGGCTGGGCGCCATGCTGGGCCGGGACTCCTTCCTGGTCAGCAAGCCCGCAGAGCAGGATTTGACCGAAGCGCGTTACGAGTTGGTTTTCTAGCACATATGGGTAAAGAGGCCCTGCGGACATGAAGGATGTCATGGCAGTGGAGCCTACGCTGTACCGCACATTTCCGGGTTGAGTCGGCACCCGAGGGCATGACCGATGGCATGCGGGTTCGCCATTCGTGTAAACAGATTCTAAAAATAATGCAATACAACCTATCTATTGAGGATGCGCCATGTCCGGCAACTTGAAAGCTCTCATCTCGAAACTGACTCCCATCAGCCGTGGCGCCGCAGAGCGGGCCGCCAATCTGTGTGTGTCACGTGGTCACTATGAAGTGGATATCGAACACCTGTTTCTGTCGCTTCTGGAGGAAGACGACAGCGATCTGTGCTGGCTATGTAAAAAATATGGCATCAGCAAGACCCAGCTGGAGCGGGATCTGGCTCATGAATTGACGCAATTCAAGAACGGCAACACCCGAACACCGGTCTTTTCACCGCACCTGCCCAAGTTGTTGGAGCAAGCATGGCTCCTGGCATCGATCGAGTCTGAAACCAGCCGGATCCGCAGTGGGCATCTGCTGCTGGCCTTGTTGACAGAGCCGGAGCTGCAGCAGCTGGCGCACCGCGCCTCCCGGCTGTACGCCCAGTTCCCGCTGGAAGAGCTCAAGCACAAGCTGGCTGACGTGTCAGCCAATTGGCCTGAGGCTGGACAGGCTGTCAGGATGGTGGAAGGGGAGGTGGAATCCGGTAGCCCGGTCAATCAGCCGCAAGGTGCGTTGGGCAAGACCCCGGCACTGGATCAGTTCACCACCAATCTGACGCAACGTGCGTTGGATGGCAAGATCGATCCGGTGATCGGTCGTGATACCGAGATCCGCCAAGTCATCGACATCTTGATGCGACGTCGACAAAACAACCCGATCCTGACTGGTGAGGCAGGTGTGGGCAAGACGGCTGTCGTAGAGGGGCTGGCCTTACGTATCGCCAAAAATGATGTGCCGCCACCCCTGCAAGGCGTGGCGCTGCATGTGCTGGACCTGGGCTTGTTGCAGGCCGGTGCCAGCGTCAAAGGTGAATTTGAAAACCGCCTGAAGAACGTGATCGATGAAGTCAAACGCAGCCCTCATCCGATCATTCTGTTCATTGACGAGGCGCACACCATGATCGGGGCGGGTGGCCAAGCGGGCCAGAATGATGCAGCTAACCTGCTGAAACCTGCGTTGGCTCGGGGCGAGCTGCGCACCATCGCGGCGACGACCTGGAGCGAGTACAAAAAGTATTTTGAGAAAGACGCCGCCCTGACCCGCCGGTTCCAGGTGGTGAAGGTTGAAGAGCCCGCGCTGGATGTCGCCTGCGATATGTTGCGTGCCATGTCACATTTGATGGAAAAGCACTTCTCGGTGCGCGTGCTGGATGAAGCGATCGTCGAGGCTGTCCGTTTGTCGGCGCGCTATATCACTGGCCGCCAATTGCCTGACAAGGCGGTCAGTGTACTGGATACGGCATGTGCCCGCGTGGCATTGGCCAATTCGGCCAAGCCGGAGGCCATCGAACTGATCGAAAAACGTCTGGAACGACTGCAGGTTGAGATGGCTTCGCTGGCCCGTGAGGCGGCCACCGGAACCAATCACCAGAAACGTCTGGAAGAGCTGCAAGCACAGCAGGCAACATTGCAATCCGATATCGAACAGCGCCGTCAACGTTGGGAGCAAGAGAAGCGGGTGGCGGATGAGATCGCTGCACTGCGGCTCGACATCGAAAACGAGATGCAGTCTGCACCGGAGGCAGAGCCGACGGAAAAAGGCAAGCGCCGCAAACCCGTGTTGTCACCCAAGGCTGAGCAACTGGAGGCGTTGAAGAACCAGCTGACTGAGCTGCAAGGCGAAGAGCCGCTGGTGCCGGTCAGTGTGGACGGCAATGTGGTGGCGGAGATCATCTCGGCCTGGACAGGCATCCCGCTGGGTAAAATGGTCAAGGATGAGATCAAGACGGTGCTCTCGTTGGGTGAGGCGCTGAGAGAGCGGGTGATCGGGCAGAATCACGCCATCGAGCAGGTGGCCCAGCGGGTGCGCACGGCCCGTGCCAATTTGGAAGACCCGAACAAGCCCAAGGGGGTGTTCATGTTTGTCGGGCCAAGCGGGGTGGGCAAGACCGAAACCGCCTTGGCGCTGGCAGACTCGTTGTTCGGCGGCGAGCGCAACCTGATTACCATCAATATGTCGGAGTATCAGGAAGCCCATACCGTGTCGGCATTGAAAGGCTCGCCACCGGGCTATGTCGGTTATGGGGAGGGGGGCGTGCTGACGGAAGCCGTGCGCCGCAAACCCTATAGCGTGGTGTTGCTCGATGAAGTCGAAAAAGCCCACCCGGATGTATTGGAAATGTTCTTCCAGGTGTTTGACAAAGGGGTGATGGATGATTCCGAAGGGCGCGAGATCGACTTCAAGAATACCATCATCATCCTCACATCGAATGTCGGTTCGTCCACCATCATGCAGGCGTGCCTCAACAAACCTGCCGAGGAGCTGCCGGAGCCAGATGAGTTGGTCGAGCACCTGCGACCTCAGCTGTTCAAGGCTTTCAAGCCAGCTTTCCTGGGGCGGATGAAAGTCGTACCGTATTACCCGATTGCCGATGATACGCTGGAGTTGATCATCCGCCTCAAGCTTGATCGGGTGGGTAAGCGCATCGCCAGCAACCACAAGGCAGAGTTCCATTACGACGACAGCCTGGTTGAAACGGTGCTCAGTCGTTGTACCGAGGTGGACAGCGGGGCGCGGAATGTCGATCACATCCTCAATGGCAGCGTATTGCCCGAGATTGCCGAGCATGTGTTGGCCAAATTGGCGGAAGGCAAGGCCATCAAGAAGGTGAAATTGAGTACCAACGAGACGGGCCATATCAAATATCAGATCAGTTGATGATCCGTTCGCCACGCTTGGTCTGGAAACGTTTCCTCACCTTGCGTGGCCGTGATATAAGGTGATCATTGCATCTATCAACCACACAGAGCCCCATCATGCGAATCCCAAGTATTCGCCAGACCCATCCAGTAGAAGTATTTGCGGTGCGCCGCAAGCCACGTACTGGCGAGCGTTTGAGCCCCGTTTTCGTCGCCATGTTCTCCGCCACCACCGTTGCCCGGCTGTTTGAAGAGTCGGTCACTGGCTTTGCCGAGCAGCTTGCCATGGCACTGGGTGCGGTGGATGGCGGGGCGCTCAGGCTGGTCGAGCAGCACGTCTTTCCCAACCGCCCGATGATGGAATCCGTACAGGATGAAGTGTTGCAGCTGCGGCAGTTCAGTGGCGTGATGTCCCGCCTGCTGGCTGCCGCCCTGGTGAAAGCCCCGGAGGTGATGACGACACTGCGCGAGGCGCATGGCCCCGAATACGGCATGTGTGTCGTGCTCGATCAACAAGTCGGCACCGGCCCGGCCATTGTCAGATTGCCAGTGCTGCTGGATGCGCGGGACGTCGGTTCAGCCTTGTTGACGCCGAACAAACCCGTCCGGATCCGCATCATGCCCGCTGCAGCGGCGCATGATTTCGGGGACTCGATCGAATACATCATTACTGGAATGAAATAACGCAGGCACCCCATAGTGCAGGCCAGATGACTGAACAATCTCATGGATAAACTACTCAGCCCCATTTCAGATAGCGCCCCGTGCGGCGAAGACATGTCTTTCTCCGCAGAATTCGATCAGATCAAGGAAGCGCGGCGAGACGACGATCCCTCATTGGCTCAAGGGGAGTGGGTGGCCGATGTCAAGCGTGCCGACTGGGATCAGGTCTGCCGCATTTGCGAAGATGTCTTGACCCAGCACACCAAAGACCTGCGCGTGGCGTCATGGTATGTGGAAGCCCTCGCCAAAACACAGGGTTTTGCAGGGCTCGCCAAGGGTTGCGACGTGCTCCGCGAGCTGCAGGATCGCTATTGGGATCAACTGCACCCGCAGCCAGAGGATGGCGACTTGGAGCTGCGCATTGGCACCTTGACCTACTTCGTATCGCAACTGGTTGATCTGATCAGAACCATGCCGCTATGCCAGGCCCCGCAAGGCCGCTTCTCGTTGGCTGATCATGAATCAGCCATGGCCTTTCAGGCGCAGCTCGACAAAGACCCGGATCTACGTGATGCGATCCCTGCCGGCAAATACACACTGGAACAGGTACAGGAAGCACAACGTGCGACGCCGACCGCGTTCTACCAGAAGCTGATCGATGGCTTCAGAGAGGCCAAACAGTCCTGGCAATTGTTGGCCAACAGCATAGACCAACACCTGGGCATCGATGGCCCGTCCTTTGGTGCGCTGGAGGATATGTTCGACAAAGTCGGCAATCTGCTGACACGCATTACCCGAAATGCTGGAGTGGGCCTGCCAACGACACCTGCCGCCGAGCAAACCACCCTGGCAACCGCATCAGGAGCGCCCGATATGTCCGCCATGCAGCCTGCCTATCATGCCATGCCACCTCAAGGGAGCTGGCAACAAGGCCAGATCATGA encodes:
- the tssH gene encoding type VI secretion system ATPase TssH; translation: MSGNLKALISKLTPISRGAAERAANLCVSRGHYEVDIEHLFLSLLEEDDSDLCWLCKKYGISKTQLERDLAHELTQFKNGNTRTPVFSPHLPKLLEQAWLLASIESETSRIRSGHLLLALLTEPELQQLAHRASRLYAQFPLEELKHKLADVSANWPEAGQAVRMVEGEVESGSPVNQPQGALGKTPALDQFTTNLTQRALDGKIDPVIGRDTEIRQVIDILMRRRQNNPILTGEAGVGKTAVVEGLALRIAKNDVPPPLQGVALHVLDLGLLQAGASVKGEFENRLKNVIDEVKRSPHPIILFIDEAHTMIGAGGQAGQNDAANLLKPALARGELRTIAATTWSEYKKYFEKDAALTRRFQVVKVEEPALDVACDMLRAMSHLMEKHFSVRVLDEAIVEAVRLSARYITGRQLPDKAVSVLDTACARVALANSAKPEAIELIEKRLERLQVEMASLAREAATGTNHQKRLEELQAQQATLQSDIEQRRQRWEQEKRVADEIAALRLDIENEMQSAPEAEPTEKGKRRKPVLSPKAEQLEALKNQLTELQGEEPLVPVSVDGNVVAEIISAWTGIPLGKMVKDEIKTVLSLGEALRERVIGQNHAIEQVAQRVRTARANLEDPNKPKGVFMFVGPSGVGKTETALALADSLFGGERNLITINMSEYQEAHTVSALKGSPPGYVGYGEGGVLTEAVRRKPYSVVLLDEVEKAHPDVLEMFFQVFDKGVMDDSEGREIDFKNTIIILTSNVGSSTIMQACLNKPAEELPEPDELVEHLRPQLFKAFKPAFLGRMKVVPYYPIADDTLELIIRLKLDRVGKRIASNHKAEFHYDDSLVETVLSRCTEVDSGARNVDHILNGSVLPEIAEHVLAKLAEGKAIKKVKLSTNETGHIKYQIS
- the tssF gene encoding type VI secretion system baseplate subunit TssF, producing the protein MDDLLPYYESELTLLKRHAREFAEQYPKIANRLLMAGETVEDPHVERLIQAFALLAARVHKKLEDDYPEFTAALFEVLYPQYLRPFPACSIARFGAATAGQVTATVCMLRGTMLNSRPIKGVPVKFRTAYDVHLSPISLNHVAFKPYLSPPAGTSLPPRSNASLTFTLTGDSDQAGLESLDLDRLRVFIDAEPSLVSLLREVIFQLSVGAAIEVGLGPWKMLPGKVCQPVGFSADEALLGDDARSHAAYRLLIEYLTFPEKFNFFDIDLAALRRWIPPRTRSLKLHLLLDTASQPDTFERLMEQVNASHFQLFCTPVVNLFELRGEPIRVDHRKVQYPVVPDARRASAFEVYAIDSVDQVRESAAGVEIHPFQPFYSLKHSRSQSKGRYWHLSRDERVANRSPGHEYEIMVVDEYFDPSVEQEETLSIQLRCTNRDLPSQMPVGLAEGDLFMEGGSSTRTIQLLRKPTATYRFSHTGDGSWRLISALSLNHLSLVEQGGDALREILALYNLPGNSQNRRLIEGIEQVSTRGVTTRMAGNPFPTFVKGVEVRISVSPGNFVGTGVWLFAQIMSRFLGLYVHLNNFVQVVVVNAATGEVLHTCEPCSGDITLL
- the tssE gene encoding type VI secretion system baseplate subunit TssE; the protein is MQRGFAPTLFEKLFDDEPKVPSEVNPLRRLNVEQLKESVAKDLEALLNSRRGFGGELESFPQAKQSILSFGIIDFVGMSLSNPDDCHRICSALEETIYAHEMRLQNVKVSLDAAKGSTNSLVFSISALLVVHPAQEPVSFDAFLQPTTQQYSVNQARRIRA
- the tssA gene encoding type VI secretion system protein TssA; its protein translation is MDKLLSPISDSAPCGEDMSFSAEFDQIKEARRDDDPSLAQGEWVADVKRADWDQVCRICEDVLTQHTKDLRVASWYVEALAKTQGFAGLAKGCDVLRELQDRYWDQLHPQPEDGDLELRIGTLTYFVSQLVDLIRTMPLCQAPQGRFSLADHESAMAFQAQLDKDPDLRDAIPAGKYTLEQVQEAQRATPTAFYQKLIDGFREAKQSWQLLANSIDQHLGIDGPSFGALEDMFDKVGNLLTRITRNAGVGLPTTPAAEQTTLATASGAPDMSAMQPAYHAMPPQGSWQQGQIMSREQAIKMLEAVAEYFRRTEPHSPVTYLAQKAADWGNMPLHEWLQEVVKDGSTLSQVQELLGIRS
- the tssG gene encoding type VI secretion system baseplate subunit TssG — protein: MQRRYYTPVIDRLTGEPERFEFYQSVRLLTGMLARRHQMPANRIVGDWVRFHGSLKLTFPPSEVERLDDLAAGEEATRKTSARYVMTPTFFGLTGPTGVLPRFYTEMLVERELLYRDRAAKAFLDVFANRLTTLFYRAWQKYRLPIRHEIEPRRGYLPELLRLAGVHFDSNAPDRQNLCDELSDEVFAEYAGVLRHQPVSAVNISRVLGDFFEVCVKAEQFVGRWFELDDSQVTKLGGECATLGVSAFCGGRVWQRDQRVKLMIGPLKLDDFRRFLPNGHNMRAMAKLLKYWCGYTCEWEVELILRKEDVQPVQIVSSGLGAMLGRDSFLVSKPAEQDLTEARYELVF
- a CDS encoding Hcp family type VI secretion system effector, with the protein product MKDVYLKFAGKFKIDGEARDKDHDKWLEIESWSHMIRQPKSATASSAGGHTAERCEHGDMVFVKDLDQTSPKLWEACSAGHTFDEVTIDFMRADGANRVKYLEIKLKHVLISSVTPSVANEGIPSETFALKYAAIQWTYTAQGVEGGAKGNTNGAWSLAKNTNQYTV